One stretch of Anabrus simplex isolate iqAnaSimp1 chromosome 3, ASM4041472v1, whole genome shotgun sequence DNA includes these proteins:
- the GlnRS gene encoding probable glutamine--tRNA ligase, translated as MTPDQEELIALFVTVGLSRQKALETLKNDFVSDNLIKAIKEAGKNGGLPSEGKMLLYHLATKIKSQVVHHLPFIVKYICSGKIDSVQRLDAALDFLLSHPSDTLDVKSFEEACGVGIVVSPEDIERVVEKLIAVHKEELLEKRYRFNTGLIMQDARLQLKWADGKAVKSEVDLQILDLLGPKTESDLVPLQKSDKKTKSAKQSAAVKKDLDIDDSPSTIEGAQSSLTISELMKTKVHFHKPGENYKTEGYVMTPNTLNLLKEHLKRTGGQVRTRFPPEPNGILHIGHAKAININFGYAAAYNGVCFLRYDDTNPEKEEEKFFVGIKDMVEWLGYKPYKITHSSDYFDQLYEWAVVLIKKGLAYVCHQNQEEMKGFNPPPSPWRDRPIHENLQLFEDMKNGKIDEGEATLRMKITLEEGKQDPVAYRIKFVPHHRTGSKWCIYPTYDYTHCLCDSIEDITHSLCTKEFQNRRSSYYWLCNALDIYCPVQWEYGRLNLNYTVVSKRKIGKLISEGIVKDWDDPRLYTLTALRRRGFPPEAINSFCAEMGVTGAQSVVDPQKLEAVVRNTLNLSAPRRMVVLEPLKITIINFPFPKSSDVQVPNFPNDPQQGFHVVQFDKEVYIERSDFKELEEKGYRRLTPNQPVGLRHTGYAIAVSEVIKDLSGKVAEVKVTCQPVLNQKPKAFIHWVSHPLEVEVRLYERLFMHKNPEDPNEVPKGFLSDCNKDSLQVVQAYADVSMKLANVYDKFQFERLGFFSVDPDSNSMKLVFNRTVTLKEDAGKV; from the coding sequence ATGACACCTGATCAGGAAGAATTAATAGCATTATTTGTGACTGTGGGTCTTAGCCGACAAAAGGCTTTAGAAACTTTAAAGAATGATTTTGTGTCTGACAATTTGATTAAAGCTATTAAAGAAGCCGGTAAGAATGGTGGATTACCATCTGAAGGCAAGATGCTTTTGTATCATCTAGCCACGAAGATTAAAAGCCAAGTCGTTCATCACCTACCTTTTATAGTTAAATACATTTGCAGTGGAAAGATAGATTCTGTGCAGAGGTTGGATGCTGCCTTGGATTTTCTACTGTCTCATCCTTCGGATACTTTAGATGTAAAGTCCTTCGAAGAAGCATGTGGTGTGGGTATAGTTGTTAGTCCTGAAGATATAGAACGAGTTGTAGAAAAATTGATTGCAGTGCATAAGGAAGAATTGTTGGAGAAGAGGTATCGGTTCAATACAGGTCTAATAATGCAAGATGCCCGATTACAACTGAAGTGGGCTGATGGCAAGGCAGTGAAAAGTGAAGTTGATCTACAAATACTGGATCTCCTGGGACCAAAGACTGAAAGTGATTTAGTTCCACTACAAAAATCAGACAAGAAGACCAAATCTGCAAAGCAGAGTGCAGCAGTTAAAAAGGATCTAGATATTGATGACTCCCCGAGTACTATTGAAGGTGCTCAGAGTTCGCTTACTATTAGTGAGTTAATGAAGACTAAGGTCCATTTTCATAAACCAGGAGAGAATTATAAAACTGAGGGTTATGTTATGACTCCAAACACCCTAAACCTTCTGAAAGAGCACTTGAAGAGAACTGGTGGTCAAGTTCGAACTAGATTTCCTCCAGAACCTAACGGCATCTTGCATATTGGTCATGCTAaagctattaatattaattttgGCTATGCTGCAGCTTATAATGGGGTATGTTTCTTGCGTTATGATGATACCAATCCCGAGAAAGAGGAAGAGAAGTTTTTTGTTGGTATTAAAGATATGGTTGAGTGGTTGGGATATAAACCATACAAAATCACTCATTCTTCTGACTATTTTGATCAGCTGTATGAGTGGGCAGTGGTTTTAATTAAGAAAGGACTTGCCTATGTATGCCATCAAAATCAGGAGGAAATGAAAGGCTTTAATCCACCACCATCACCATGGAGAGACCGACCTATTCATGAAAATTTGCAGTTGTTCGAGGACATGAAGAATGGTAAAATTGATGAAGGAGAAGCTACTCTGAGGATGAAAATCACTTTGGAGGAGGGTAAGCAGGATCCTGTTGCCTATAGAATAAAATTTGTGCCACATCATAGGACAGGAAGTAAGTGGTGTATATATCCAACCTATGATTATACTCATTGCCTATGTGATTCCATTGAGGATATTACCCATTCATTGTGCACAAAGGAGTTTCAGAATAGACGTTCTTCATATTACTGGCTCTGCAATGCTTTAGATATTTACTGTCCGGTGCAATGGGAGTATGGTAGGCTGAACCTCAATTACACTGTTGTATCAAAACGGAAGATTGGAAAGTTAATAAGTGAGGGTATTGTGAAGGACTGGGATGATCCTCGTTTATACACACTCACAGCCTTGAGAAGAAGAGGATTCCCTCCGGAGGCTATTAATTCTTTCTGTGCTGAAATGGGAGTTACTGGTGCTCAGTCAGTTGTAGATCCACAGAAATTGGAAGCTGTTGTAAGAAATACACTTAATTTGTCAGCACCTAGGCGTATGGTAGTTCTGGAACCTTTGAAGATCACTATCATCAATTTCCCATTCCCCAAATCAAGTGATGTGCAGGTGCCTAATTTTCCTAATGATCCACAACAAGGCTTCCATGTTGTACAATTCGATAAGGAAGTGTACATTGAGAGGAGCGACTTCAAGGAACTAGAGGAGAAAGGCTATCGCAGACTAACTCCTAACCAGCCTGTGGGTCTCCGTCATACTGGGTATGCTATTGCTGTTTCAGAGGTGATCAAGGACTTGAGTGGCAAAGTTGCAGAAGTGAAAGTGACTTGTCAGCCTGTGTTAAATCAGAAACCTAAAGCATTTATCCATTGGGTTTCTCATCCTCTGGAAGTGGAAGTTAGGCTGTATGAAAGACTGTTCATGCATAAGAATCCTGAAGATCCCAATGAAGTGCCCAAAGGATTCCTGTCAGATTGCAATAAGGACTCCCTTCAAGTGGTGCAGGCTTATGCTGATGTGTCCATGAAGTTAGCTAATGTGTATGATAAGTTTCAGTTTGAACGATTAGGATTCTTTTCTGTTGATCCTGATAGTAACTCTATGAAGCTGGTCTTCAACAGAACAGTTACTTTGAAAGAAGATGCAGGTAAAGTTTGA